A genomic segment from Triticum dicoccoides isolate Atlit2015 ecotype Zavitan chromosome 1A, WEW_v2.0, whole genome shotgun sequence encodes:
- the LOC119284086 gene encoding zinc finger matrin-type protein 3-like: MDIRMNATQRSRLQIRAPTVVKAHNVDVARPCQAHSDQEEGYTAADITLENAIERQKLRIRARRASGGAVHQAPLPVQNPASLSSDAPARRAGTKRQATWPPPGVSGVRQPPQNQFQALAPPRQQYQERQPQMQYVAAPPAQALTLQKQRSRPHATPAAARTPPPQMTTSSKPPLHLRSPANLAAGNTPSIVCRVCGVRCMTAFNLRQHEEGRKHRNKVANAAGEANVRCEMCDVVLSGKLNVQEHYAGKQHLHRVFSSGASATAGEINVRCEMCDVLISGELNVQEHYAGKHHLRRVFLSGASGTAGNPAT, encoded by the exons ATGGACATCCGGATGAACGCTACCCAGCGCAGCAGGCTTCAGATCAGAGCTCCTACG GTCGTCAAAGCACACAACGTCGATGTTGCTCGACCATGCCAGGCCCACAGCGACCAAGAAGAAGGCTACACGGCCGCGGACATCACCCTGGAAAACGCTATCGAGCGCCAAAAGCTTCGGATCAGGGCTCGCCGCGCTTCCGGCGGCGCAGTTCACCAGGCTCCTCTACCA GTACAGAATCCAGCATCACTTTCTTCAGATGCACCTGCGCGTCGCGCAGGGACAAAGAGGCAAGCAACCTGGCCGCCTCCTGGTGTCTCCGGCGTTCGACAGCCGCCGCAGAACCAGTTCCAGGCGCTGGCACCGCCGAGGCAGCAATACCAGGAGCGGCAACCGCAGATGCAGTACGTGGCAGCGCCGCCAGCGCAGGCGCTCACACTCCAGAAGCAGAGGTCACGGCCGCACGCCACGCCAGCGGCCGCCAGAACGCCGCCTCCGCAGATGACTACCAGCTCCAAGCCGCCACTTCACCTAAGGTCCCCAGCCAACCTGGCGGCAGGCAACACGCCCTCCATCGTTTGCCGCGTCTGCGGCGTGCGGTGCATGACGGCGTTCAACCTCAGGCAGCACGAGGAGGGGAGGAAGCACCGGAACAAGGTGGCCAACGCCGCCGGTGAGGCAAACGTGCGGTGCGAGATGTGCGATGTGGTCCTCTCAGGCAAGCTCAACGTCCAGGAGCACTACGCCGGCAAGCAACACCTCCATCGGGTCTTCTCCTCCGGTGCCAGTGCCACCGCCGGTGAGATAAACGTGCGGTGCGAGATGTGCGACGTGCTCATCTCAGGTGAGCTCAACGTCCAGGAGCACTACGCCGGCAAGCACCATCTCCGTCGGGTCTTCCTCTCCGGTGCCAGTGGCACCGCCGGCAACCCAGCA